The Myxococcales bacterium genome has a segment encoding these proteins:
- a CDS encoding NAD-dependent epimerase/dehydratase family protein encodes MKTLVTGATGFLGSHLMERLAAEGAAAELRVLVRKPTARLTALGVECVQGSVTDAEDVARALEGVKNVYHLAGFVSRKAEDAHEMYKVHVEGTRLLCRAAAERGVARVVMASTSGTVAVSRSEGEMPDEACSAPIDIMGRWAYYASKLYQEEAAKRACRDKVELVTVNPSLLLGPGDERLSSTRDVLSFLAQEIPVAPGGGLNFVDVRDVAAVLPVAMQKGEPGERYLLGGYNWTFREFFGRLERLTKVRGPLVQGRGRWPYFASQLQSAVYKALGRTPPVEPSSVEMGEYFWYFDSAKARRAFDFEPREAQATLFDTVTYLREHFLGGHGALRAS; translated from the coding sequence ATGAAGACGCTGGTCACTGGTGCCACGGGATTCCTCGGATCCCACCTGATGGAACGCCTTGCCGCCGAGGGCGCGGCGGCTGAGTTGCGTGTGCTCGTGCGCAAGCCCACGGCACGCCTGACCGCCTTGGGCGTCGAGTGTGTGCAGGGTTCGGTCACGGATGCCGAGGACGTGGCACGGGCGCTCGAAGGCGTCAAAAACGTCTATCACCTGGCGGGATTCGTCTCGCGCAAGGCCGAAGATGCGCACGAGATGTACAAGGTCCACGTGGAAGGCACGCGCCTTTTGTGTCGGGCAGCCGCTGAACGAGGTGTGGCCCGGGTGGTGATGGCCTCGACGAGTGGCACGGTTGCCGTGTCGCGCAGCGAGGGGGAGATGCCCGACGAGGCCTGCTCGGCACCCATCGACATCATGGGGCGCTGGGCCTACTACGCCAGCAAGCTCTACCAAGAAGAGGCCGCCAAACGGGCGTGCCGTGACAAGGTGGAGCTCGTCACGGTGAACCCGAGTTTGCTGCTGGGCCCCGGTGACGAACGGCTGTCGTCCACCCGGGATGTATTGTCCTTTCTGGCGCAGGAGATACCGGTGGCGCCCGGAGGGGGGCTCAACTTCGTCGACGTGCGCGATGTCGCTGCCGTGTTGCCCGTGGCCATGCAGAAGGGTGAGCCGGGTGAGCGCTATTTGTTGGGGGGCTACAACTGGACCTTCCGCGAGTTCTTTGGACGCCTCGAGCGCCTGACCAAGGTGCGCGGGCCCCTCGTGCAGGGCCGCGGCCGCTGGCCTTACTTCGCCTCTCAGCTGCAGTCCGCCGTGTACAAGGCGCTCGGGCGCACGCCGCCTGTCGAGCCTTCGAGCGTCGAGATGGGAGAGTACTTCTGGTACTTCGATTCGGCGAAGGCCCGCCGTGCGTTCGATTTTGAGCCCCGCGAGGCGCAGGCGACGCTCTTCGATACGGTCACATATCTGCGCGAGCACTTCCTGGGCGGTCACGGGGCCCTGCGCGCATCCTGA
- a CDS encoding diacylglycerol kinase family lipid kinase, which translates to MSAHSPGTLLAPPSPARPASDPAAPLLIVNPRSGGGLSEAAWARAARAIAEGLGPFEARMTERAHHARTLASDAARAGRRLVIAVGGDGTLNEVVNGLMDAGAPEETAFALIPRGTGGDFRRTIDGAEDLCEAARRIREGTRRRIDVGRVRYKGDDGLDHTCHFLNVSSFGFSAAVANRANRSSKRLGPRAAFLGATVRTLLGHDNVEVEVTLDEGEPRRRTCLLGAVGNGRYFGGGMKICPEAQLDSGHFQVVLVGDLGVGTIATRIHRLYAGTHLSIDQIEHATARRIHVTPLAPDGQIRLEVDGETPGFLPATWEILPGALNLVL; encoded by the coding sequence ATGTCGGCTCACTCCCCAGGAACGCTCCTCGCCCCTCCGTCGCCCGCACGCCCGGCGTCGGACCCCGCGGCCCCGCTGCTCATCGTGAACCCGCGCTCCGGAGGCGGCCTCAGCGAGGCGGCCTGGGCACGGGCGGCCCGCGCCATCGCCGAGGGCCTTGGCCCCTTCGAGGCCCGCATGACCGAGCGCGCGCACCACGCGCGCACCCTCGCCTCCGACGCTGCGCGGGCAGGCAGACGGCTCGTCATCGCGGTGGGAGGCGACGGTACGCTCAACGAAGTGGTCAACGGCCTCATGGACGCGGGTGCACCCGAGGAAACTGCGTTCGCGCTCATTCCCCGCGGCACAGGAGGCGACTTTCGCCGAACGATCGACGGCGCGGAGGACCTCTGTGAAGCCGCCCGACGCATTCGGGAGGGAACACGCCGCAGAATCGATGTGGGCCGCGTACGGTACAAGGGCGACGATGGCCTCGACCATACGTGTCACTTCCTGAACGTGTCATCCTTCGGCTTCTCGGCAGCCGTGGCCAACCGAGCCAACCGCTCGAGCAAACGCTTGGGCCCGCGTGCCGCGTTCTTGGGCGCGACGGTACGCACCCTGCTCGGGCACGACAACGTGGAGGTCGAGGTGACACTCGACGAAGGGGAGCCGCGGCGTCGCACGTGCTTGCTGGGTGCCGTGGGCAACGGCCGCTACTTCGGCGGCGGCATGAAGATCTGCCCCGAGGCCCAGCTCGACAGCGGACACTTCCAGGTGGTACTGGTGGGAGATCTGGGTGTCGGCACCATCGCCACCCGCATCCACCGCCTGTACGCCGGAACGCACCTGTCGATTGACCAAATCGAACACGCCACGGCGCGCCGGATCCACGTGACCCCCCTCGCTCCGGACGGACAGATACGCCTGGAGGTGGATGGAGAAACCCCCGGCTTCCTCCCCGCCACCTGGGAGATCCTGCCGGGCGCGCTGAACCTGGTTCTCTAG